A single region of the candidate division KSB1 bacterium genome encodes:
- a CDS encoding C69 family dipeptidase, producing MRRFRWNFARLARNVLFSLSILINLGFAQFQTATNQDSDDWIDGRPDGCTTITVGKKASAEGWVTTSHTCDSHRSRSWLDIIPAKKHERGTTVMMFKRVNEDSLAMPAYKYVPTGEIPQVEHTYGYINTAYPCMNDQQLAIGESTFGGRASLRSDKGLIDCQQLVRLMIERCRTAREAIQLAGELTKRYGYNDAGECLTIADIREVWHLEIVGPGKDKIGSIWVAQRVPDDHVSVNANASRIRQIDLKNRDYFMASDNVFKVAQDSGWWNPKQGPFEFCYAYDPDGRTSLAARRREWRVLDLLAPSLKLHPESENYPFSVKPDTLVTLSKLISIFQDYYEGTDYNFIKNITTTDAQGKTVISPLANPFMPYDMNLIFKINGGWGWRGERTIARWYTMYATITQSRENLPNPIGGVVWLALDNVATSIYVPFYCGITDVPASYKVDGRTTGFSRDCAWWAFNYTGTLAAQRWGDMRKDVAKVWQPLQSQLLNQQKDIEAQALALFNKNPDEARQFLTQYTMSWGERVVKTAWRLGDDLWTKYDEKF from the coding sequence ATGAGACGATTTAGGTGGAATTTTGCTCGCTTAGCACGAAACGTCCTTTTTAGTTTGAGCATTTTAATCAATTTGGGGTTTGCCCAATTTCAAACAGCAACGAACCAGGATTCCGACGATTGGATTGATGGTCGACCAGATGGATGCACGACGATTACCGTTGGGAAAAAGGCGTCAGCCGAGGGATGGGTGACCACTTCCCACACTTGCGATAGCCATCGCAGCCGCTCGTGGTTGGATATCATCCCAGCGAAAAAACACGAGAGGGGTACAACCGTGATGATGTTTAAACGTGTCAATGAAGATTCTTTGGCTATGCCAGCCTATAAATATGTCCCAACTGGGGAAATTCCACAAGTCGAGCATACTTATGGCTACATTAATACCGCATATCCCTGCATGAACGATCAGCAGTTGGCAATAGGAGAATCGACGTTTGGTGGGCGAGCCTCGCTTCGATCCGATAAGGGGCTCATCGATTGTCAGCAATTGGTGCGATTGATGATCGAACGGTGTCGTACAGCGCGCGAGGCAATTCAATTAGCTGGCGAATTGACAAAACGGTATGGATATAATGATGCCGGGGAATGCCTCACCATCGCGGATATCCGGGAGGTGTGGCATTTGGAGATTGTTGGGCCTGGCAAGGATAAAATCGGTTCAATTTGGGTGGCGCAGCGCGTGCCAGATGATCACGTTTCGGTCAACGCCAATGCCAGTCGGATCCGACAGATCGATTTGAAGAACCGGGATTATTTCATGGCCTCAGATAATGTATTCAAGGTTGCACAGGACAGCGGTTGGTGGAACCCCAAGCAAGGGCCGTTTGAGTTCTGCTATGCTTATGATCCTGACGGTCGAACGTCTTTGGCTGCTCGCCGGCGCGAATGGCGGGTGTTGGACCTGCTGGCACCATCGCTCAAACTCCATCCCGAATCGGAAAATTACCCCTTTTCCGTCAAGCCAGACACGCTAGTGACCTTATCCAAATTGATCTCCATCTTTCAAGATTATTATGAAGGCACAGATTATAATTTCATCAAGAACATCACTACTACCGATGCGCAGGGCAAGACTGTTATCTCCCCGTTGGCCAATCCGTTTATGCCGTATGATATGAATTTGATTTTTAAAATTAATGGTGGCTGGGGCTGGCGCGGCGAACGAACCATCGCACGCTGGTACACCATGTATGCGACGATCACCCAATCGCGTGAAAACCTGCCGAACCCGATCGGCGGAGTCGTGTGGCTGGCGTTGGATAATGTGGCGACGTCTATCTATGTTCCTTTCTATTGTGGTATCACCGATGTGCCTGCCTCCTACAAAGTAGATGGCCGAACCACAGGTTTCTCGCGCGATTGCGCTTGGTGGGCATTTAACTATACTGGTACGTTGGCAGCCCAACGCTGGGGCGATATGCGCAAAGACGTCGCTAAGGTCTGGCAGCCCCTGCAGAGCCAACTTCTTAACCAGCAGAAGGATATCGAAGCTCAAGCGCTCGCCCTTTTCAATAAAAATCCAGATGAGGCCCGCCAATTCTTGACCCAATATACCATGAGCTGGGGCGAACGGGTTGTGAAAACCGCATGGCGATTGGGCGATGACCTCTGGACTAAATACGATGAAAAATTTTAA
- a CDS encoding ATP-binding protein — MLNMRIFELQNPWRFGKPFFDESSYIPRLIFDRIKHWLDEEDILVLLGARQTGKSTLIYKSIDELLNRQIDSANIFYFNLDNLFIHEFLKDIPSLLDFINEFGIPETRKYVFIDEIQRLENGGLFLKQLYDLHLPLKIIVSGSSTLEIRSKIKESLTGRKKVFEVSPLSIVELNQFEKQIDTNWTLLDLKILTQKHQFYSDHLSALGRHLISFGGYPKVYSRKATDDKIFELQEIYDSYLQKDIINFLKIPDPEAFNKLLLLLAHQVGNIISIQELATSLQIGRNVVQNYLNYIAATYVAHITLPFYTNKRQEVIKSPKIYFLDNGFRNLLVDNFNNIDLRTDKGALVENFVFQEMNKQLPFNTTIKFWRTQNMAEVDFVLSRSDKIIPIEIKSSLVQPLTGKPFVSFINKYKPKYGFILSENYIDSKQIENCQVYFLPYFWFLLMFEQVLYLLD; from the coding sequence ATGCTAAACATGCGTATTTTTGAACTGCAAAATCCCTGGAGATTCGGAAAGCCATTTTTTGATGAAAGCAGCTATATTCCTCGCCTCATTTTTGATCGAATCAAACACTGGCTCGATGAGGAAGACATTCTGGTACTTTTGGGGGCCAGGCAGACGGGCAAGTCCACGTTGATTTATAAATCCATTGATGAATTACTAAACCGCCAGATCGATTCCGCCAATATTTTCTATTTCAATCTCGATAATTTATTCATCCATGAATTTCTAAAAGATATTCCCAGTCTGTTGGATTTCATCAACGAATTTGGTATACCAGAAACCAGGAAGTATGTTTTCATTGATGAAATTCAACGCTTGGAAAATGGTGGCTTATTCTTGAAACAGTTGTATGACCTTCATTTGCCGCTAAAGATCATTGTTTCAGGCTCCTCGACGCTGGAAATCCGCTCGAAAATTAAAGAAAGTCTCACGGGAAGAAAGAAAGTTTTTGAGGTATCGCCCCTGTCCATCGTCGAGCTGAATCAATTTGAAAAACAGATCGATACCAATTGGACGTTGTTGGATTTAAAAATTCTGACTCAGAAACATCAATTTTATTCAGATCATCTTTCTGCCTTGGGGCGCCATTTGATTTCATTCGGAGGATACCCTAAAGTTTATTCCCGCAAAGCGACTGATGATAAAATTTTTGAATTGCAGGAAATCTACGATTCCTATCTTCAAAAAGACATTATTAATTTCTTAAAAATTCCAGATCCAGAAGCGTTCAACAAATTACTGCTGTTGTTAGCCCATCAGGTAGGCAATATCATTAGCATTCAGGAATTAGCGACTTCCCTTCAGATCGGTCGGAACGTCGTTCAAAACTACTTGAACTATATTGCAGCAACTTATGTGGCACACATTACCCTTCCTTTTTACACGAACAAGCGACAGGAGGTAATCAAGTCACCCAAAATATATTTTCTAGACAACGGCTTTCGGAATTTGCTGGTCGATAATTTTAATAATATTGATCTGCGCACGGACAAAGGCGCTCTGGTGGAAAATTTTGTGTTTCAAGAGATGAACAAGCAGCTCCCCTTTAACACCACGATCAAATTCTGGCGCACCCAAAATATGGCAGAGGTGGATTTTGTTCTGAGCCGTTCAGATAAAATTATTCCGATCGAAATCAAAAGCAGTCTTGTTCAGCCGCTAACGGGCAAACCATTTGTCAGCTTTATCAACAAATACAAACCGAAATATGGCTTTATCTTGAGCGAAAATTATATTGATTCAAAACAAATTGAAAATTGCCAGGTCTATTTTTTGCCGTATTTTTGGTTTTTACTAATGTTCGAGCAAGTGCTGTATCTGTTGGATTAG
- the lptE gene encoding LPS assembly lipoprotein LptE encodes MNRDDQLLDQSRFWIVVVLAWLLLGCGYYSFSGSALPPHLRTVAIPIFANNTTEFGVPEDLTDALIYEFTRDNTLKVVDRRAADSIIEGTILNIRDQAGAYNQQEQVREIRVYLRVKAKFEDLKKNKVIWEEEITQWGTYSPDASGEVNTTRQQAIDEAVKKIVTDIFNKTISNW; translated from the coding sequence ATGAACAGGGATGATCAATTACTCGACCAGTCGCGGTTTTGGATCGTTGTCGTATTGGCTTGGTTGCTTTTGGGATGCGGCTATTATTCATTTTCTGGTTCAGCACTACCGCCCCATTTGCGCACCGTAGCGATCCCTATTTTTGCCAATAACACCACTGAGTTTGGAGTGCCAGAGGACCTCACCGATGCGCTGATCTATGAGTTCACGCGCGATAATACCTTAAAAGTGGTTGACCGGCGCGCGGCTGATTCAATCATCGAAGGGACGATCCTTAATATTCGAGATCAAGCAGGCGCGTACAATCAACAAGAACAGGTGCGGGAGATCCGCGTTTATCTCCGTGTGAAAGCCAAGTTCGAAGATCTGAAAAAGAACAAGGTGATCTGGGAAGAAGAAATAACCCAGTGGGGAACTTACAGCCCCGATGCTTCTGGAGAAGTCAATACCACTCGGCAGCAGGCGATCGATGAAGCGGTCAAAAAAATCGTGACGGATATTTTTAATAAGACGATCTCGAATTGGTAA
- the dcd gene encoding dCTP deaminase — translation MSILTRDEIFKAIEVGEISITPFDPTKVGPGSVDLHLGEDFRIFKKVHDIVDVDDAVNYESVTELIHAPGGIVLMPGETVLGITVETIKLAPNLCGWLEGRSRFARLGLLVHISASFMHPGINNQQVLEMTNFSPMPLRIHPGTAICQFIFQRTIGSAKYEGRFQNQRGGVF, via the coding sequence ATGAGCATTTTGACACGAGATGAAATCTTCAAAGCCATTGAAGTTGGGGAAATTTCCATCACCCCCTTTGATCCAACAAAAGTAGGACCAGGCTCAGTTGATCTTCATCTGGGGGAAGATTTTCGCATATTTAAGAAGGTTCATGATATCGTAGATGTCGATGATGCCGTCAATTATGAATCAGTGACCGAATTGATTCACGCACCAGGTGGGATCGTTCTGATGCCAGGCGAAACCGTTTTGGGAATAACGGTTGAAACGATCAAATTGGCTCCGAACTTGTGCGGGTGGTTAGAAGGAAGAAGTCGTTTTGCACGATTAGGGCTGCTCGTCCATATTTCCGCAAGCTTCATGCATCCTGGGATAAATAATCAACAAGTACTGGAGATGACGAATTTCAGCCCCATGCCGCTTCGGATCCATCCCGGTACGGCAATCTGTCAGTTTATCTTTCAACGAACCATCGGATCGGCGAAATATGAGGGCCGGTTCCAAAATCAGCGTGGGGGTGTTTTTTGA
- a CDS encoding TerB family tellurite resistance protein: MNKQGAILTLLNVTAMADGKVTEEEKQMIFDVLQNELECTEEEVRRGLEENTRLLKENTTKMVKEAVMVLRNQCTVNEMKKIIKLVKDMTMADKELDSREVLIVELLTQLTS, from the coding sequence ATGAACAAACAGGGAGCGATTTTAACGTTGTTGAACGTTACGGCTATGGCGGACGGGAAAGTCACTGAAGAAGAAAAACAGATGATATTTGATGTCCTCCAGAACGAGCTCGAGTGTACCGAAGAGGAAGTGAGGCGCGGTCTGGAAGAAAATACCAGGCTGTTAAAGGAAAATACCACTAAAATGGTCAAAGAGGCGGTAATGGTATTGCGAAATCAGTGCACGGTCAATGAAATGAAAAAGATCATCAAGCTGGTGAAAGACATGACCATGGCTGATAAAGAGCTTGATTCGCGTGAGGTTCTGATCGTAGAACTGTTAACTCAGCTTACCTCTTGA
- a CDS encoding tetratricopeptide repeat protein: MQRSLRDEVKYLEGKLSKNENSVLFARLADAYLQMDRVDEALALCEKGIKKHPYYVTGHYILGKCYLRKKLFDQAEKELKRVLLFDPKHIAAHRDYAELMAQIGWMNTSEMSYEEILRIDPLNQAAKQRLEELRSSEAKSPNMTPPSAEKEIEAMETDLLTELEEANEPARAVQTPSQPIGGDRSERSTEPIFEPELDVEPDTEPEFGFDSSEAAQVSSLGSPSAHYKPPMQQPTQQQPKQAGEKRYFEETAPTFEEESANLDLLEDIFRDDELTDLLGEDEELVGQFEQSEIDSFGVTDGETDRMEEVSEFEDNGEFDTNELEGLADEDVFALMTGDEDRTQQAQKPQSPGEEPSRRSDRVSPEDDTIGKKFDHEAGPKTKTEDVSPLKKTLEEIQKQTRPKFEPLAEPPAPSSARQRSETGEPEDKNDSLRRKEKIVTPTLGEIYAAQHQYAKAIGVYEILRKKDPNNEFYKQKIEYLQKKLEESQSES, translated from the coding sequence ATGCAAAGATCATTGAGAGATGAAGTGAAGTATCTGGAGGGCAAATTGAGCAAAAATGAGAATTCGGTGCTATTTGCCCGGCTTGCCGATGCTTACCTTCAGATGGATCGCGTGGATGAGGCGCTTGCCTTGTGCGAAAAAGGTATCAAAAAACATCCCTATTATGTGACCGGACATTATATATTGGGCAAGTGTTATCTGAGGAAAAAACTTTTCGATCAGGCCGAGAAAGAACTGAAGCGCGTATTGCTATTTGATCCGAAACATATTGCGGCGCATCGCGATTATGCAGAATTAATGGCCCAAATCGGATGGATGAATACCAGTGAGATGAGCTATGAGGAGATCCTTCGGATCGATCCCTTGAACCAAGCGGCCAAACAACGGCTTGAAGAATTAAGGTCAAGCGAAGCGAAATCTCCTAACATGACGCCCCCTTCTGCCGAAAAAGAAATCGAGGCCATGGAGACAGATTTGCTCACTGAACTCGAAGAAGCAAATGAACCTGCGCGCGCTGTTCAAACCCCATCACAGCCAATTGGCGGCGATCGAAGTGAGAGGTCAACCGAGCCAATATTTGAGCCAGAATTAGATGTAGAACCAGATACAGAACCTGAATTCGGATTCGATTCTTCGGAGGCAGCGCAAGTTTCCTCATTGGGTTCTCCATCTGCCCATTACAAGCCTCCAATGCAGCAGCCAACCCAACAACAACCAAAACAAGCGGGTGAGAAACGCTATTTTGAAGAAACCGCACCGACATTTGAGGAGGAGAGTGCCAACCTCGATTTGCTGGAGGACATATTTCGAGACGATGAATTAACCGATCTATTGGGTGAAGATGAAGAATTGGTTGGGCAATTCGAGCAATCGGAAATTGACTCGTTTGGCGTGACAGATGGCGAAACCGATCGAATGGAAGAAGTGAGCGAATTTGAAGATAATGGGGAGTTCGATACCAATGAACTCGAGGGGTTAGCTGATGAGGACGTATTTGCTTTGATGACTGGGGATGAGGATCGTACTCAACAGGCTCAAAAGCCTCAATCGCCAGGTGAAGAACCATCTCGTCGTTCCGATCGAGTTTCGCCAGAAGACGATACCATTGGCAAGAAATTCGATCATGAGGCTGGTCCAAAAACAAAAACTGAGGATGTTTCCCCGCTCAAAAAGACGTTGGAGGAGATTCAAAAGCAGACTCGGCCGAAATTTGAACCACTTGCTGAGCCACCTGCTCCAAGTTCAGCGCGTCAGCGATCGGAAACAGGGGAGCCAGAAGATAAAAATGATTCGCTTCGAAGAAAAGAAAAGATTGTCACTCCCACGCTTGGAGAAATTTATGCTGCTCAGCATCAATATGCCAAGGCGATCGGCGTGTACGAGATTTTAAGAAAGAAGGATCCGAATAACGAATTTTATAAGCAAAAGATCGAATATCTGCAAAAGAAGCTGGAAGAATCTCAGTCAGAATCATGA
- a CDS encoding GH1 family beta-glucosidase, giving the protein MIIFPSNFTWGCATASYQIEGAWLEGGKGLSIWDAFSHIPGKILHGHTGDVACDHYHRYKEDVALMAAMGLPAYRFSISWPRIQPAGYGKPNPEGIRFYSDLIDELLKHNITPWVTLYHWDFPLALQLEFDGWLNPKIADFFVDYADICFSHFGDRVKNWITFNEPWVTAILGFGQGIFAPGRISNSEPYQAGHQMLRSHAKVVELYRTKYHYQNGRIGITNNCDWREPKTDSDEDRAAAQRSLEFFLGWFADPIYFGDYPEVMRQRLGERLPKFSPDEQRLIQGSNDFFGLNHYTTMYASNARTPQQPDLYQLNAGLANDSKVELSADSNWSKTAMGWPIVPWGCRKLLQWIDARYEHPEIVLTENGCAFDDHLVEGKVDDPQRIEFLAGYLRECHHAIQQGVNLTGYFLWSFMDNFEWTSGYTKRFGIHYIDFSTGQRIPKRSAHWYQQVIQNNGF; this is encoded by the coding sequence ATGATCATTTTTCCATCTAATTTCACCTGGGGCTGCGCCACCGCCAGCTATCAAATCGAGGGTGCTTGGCTTGAAGGTGGGAAGGGGCTTTCCATCTGGGATGCGTTCAGCCACATTCCTGGAAAGATTTTGCATGGTCACACTGGCGATGTCGCCTGCGATCATTATCATCGATATAAAGAGGACGTAGCCCTCATGGCAGCTATGGGACTCCCAGCTTATCGTTTTTCGATCTCCTGGCCTCGCATTCAACCAGCAGGCTATGGGAAGCCCAATCCTGAAGGCATTCGATTCTATTCAGATTTAATCGATGAGCTTTTGAAGCATAATATCACGCCTTGGGTGACCCTATACCATTGGGACTTTCCATTGGCATTACAACTGGAGTTTGATGGCTGGCTCAACCCCAAAATCGCTGATTTTTTCGTTGACTATGCCGATATCTGTTTTTCTCATTTCGGCGATCGGGTAAAAAACTGGATCACCTTTAATGAGCCATGGGTGACTGCAATATTGGGATTCGGTCAAGGCATATTTGCCCCAGGGAGAATTTCTAACAGTGAGCCTTATCAGGCTGGTCATCAGATGCTGCGCAGCCACGCTAAAGTGGTCGAGTTGTATCGGACGAAATACCACTATCAAAACGGTCGGATTGGAATTACCAATAATTGCGATTGGCGAGAACCGAAAACTGATAGCGATGAAGATCGGGCGGCAGCGCAGCGATCATTGGAGTTTTTCTTAGGCTGGTTTGCTGACCCAATTTATTTTGGCGATTATCCCGAGGTGATGCGTCAGCGTCTCGGCGAGCGCTTGCCGAAGTTTTCACCAGATGAACAACGCCTGATCCAAGGCAGCAATGACTTTTTCGGATTAAATCACTATACAACTATGTACGCCAGCAATGCGAGAACGCCTCAGCAACCAGACCTTTATCAATTGAACGCCGGCCTTGCAAATGACTCTAAGGTAGAACTTTCCGCAGATTCGAATTGGTCAAAAACCGCAATGGGTTGGCCGATCGTTCCATGGGGGTGCCGCAAACTGCTGCAATGGATTGATGCGCGTTATGAGCATCCAGAGATTGTGCTCACTGAAAATGGTTGTGCCTTCGATGATCATCTCGTCGAAGGGAAGGTCGATGACCCGCAACGGATCGAGTTCCTTGCCGGATATCTTCGCGAGTGCCATCACGCGATCCAGCAAGGGGTGAATTTAACCGGCTATTTCCTCTGGTCATTTATGGACAATTTCGAATGGACATCGGGCTACACCAAACGATTCGGCATTCATTACATTGATTTTTCGACCGGACAGCGGATCCCAAAACGCTCGGCCCATTGGTACCAACAGGTCATCCAAAATAACGGCTTTTAG
- the lexA gene encoding transcriptional repressor LexA translates to MQTEITDTQRKVYQAIVDFIEERGYPPTIREIMNLMGYSSVYNVQRILNVLEAKGYINRNLRGGARCIEVVKGEEMATSSGTRIPILGRVAAGTPLFAQENIEGYLNFDPEIAGFKADFILRVSGDSMKDAFISHNDLIFVKKLNFPNNNDIIVALLDEEATVKRYFLEKDHIRLQPENPAYPAIIISKNDLYFKILGKVIAVFHRF, encoded by the coding sequence ATGCAGACGGAAATAACAGATACCCAGAGGAAAGTTTACCAAGCCATTGTCGATTTTATCGAAGAGCGGGGCTATCCGCCGACCATCAGAGAAATCATGAATCTGATGGGCTATTCTTCCGTGTATAATGTACAGCGCATTCTCAATGTTTTGGAAGCTAAGGGATATATCAATCGCAACCTCAGGGGGGGAGCGCGCTGTATAGAGGTGGTCAAAGGGGAGGAGATGGCAACAAGTAGCGGCACGCGAATCCCGATTTTAGGGAGAGTAGCGGCGGGGACTCCTCTTTTCGCACAAGAAAATATCGAGGGATATTTAAATTTTGATCCAGAAATTGCCGGTTTCAAGGCGGACTTTATCCTGCGTGTTTCTGGGGACAGCATGAAAGATGCGTTCATCAGCCACAATGATCTGATCTTTGTCAAAAAGCTGAATTTCCCCAACAATAATGACATCATCGTTGCGCTGCTTGATGAGGAGGCAACGGTCAAGCGGTATTTTTTGGAAAAGGACCATATCCGCTTGCAACCAGAGAATCCCGCTTATCCAGCCATCATCATCAGCAAAAACGACCTTTATTTCAAAATTCTAGGAAAAGTCATCGCCGTCTTTCATAGGTTTTAA
- the aroC gene encoding chorismate synthase, whose protein sequence is MGNSFGNLFRITTWGESHGNSIGVVIDGCPPGIEISLDYIQRELNRRRPGQSAVSTARNERDRVHLRSGVIDGISTGMPIALELFNEDVDSASYDPFKHKWRPGHADFTYEMKYGIRDYRGSGRASGRETAARVAAGAVAKLILKRFDIDIYAFTRAIGHVVAQKVDRSIIETNIVRSPDPDVIDKMVELIQQVKNQNDSIGGIVELRILNLPAGLGEPVFDKFHAVMAFAIMGLGAVRGVEIGDGFAVAGYTGSYNNDIFEKKQNRIGTHTNHCGGVLGGITTGEEFILRAAVKPPASIGIEQKTLDDQGNPTTIKIQGRHDPTIVPRIVPVVEAMAAIVTVDFLLRQQSIRLRMK, encoded by the coding sequence ATGGGTAATAGTTTTGGTAATTTATTTCGGATTACGACTTGGGGGGAGTCGCATGGTAATAGTATTGGTGTGGTTATAGACGGCTGCCCTCCAGGGATCGAGATCTCTCTGGATTACATTCAGCGAGAGCTCAATCGTCGTCGGCCTGGGCAAAGTGCGGTATCGACCGCCAGAAATGAGCGGGATCGCGTTCATTTGCGCTCTGGGGTAATCGATGGGATTTCAACTGGGATGCCGATCGCTTTGGAACTATTTAATGAAGATGTCGACAGTGCCAGTTACGACCCATTCAAACATAAGTGGCGTCCGGGACATGCTGATTTTACTTATGAAATGAAATATGGCATTCGCGATTACCGTGGCTCGGGTCGGGCATCAGGGCGCGAGACAGCGGCTCGTGTGGCTGCCGGAGCTGTGGCCAAGCTGATTTTAAAACGATTTGACATTGATATCTATGCCTTTACTCGGGCAATCGGCCATGTGGTCGCTCAAAAAGTCGATCGTTCCATTATTGAGACGAATATCGTCCGTTCTCCCGATCCAGATGTCATCGATAAAATGGTTGAATTAATCCAACAGGTCAAAAACCAAAATGATTCGATCGGGGGGATTGTTGAACTGCGCATCCTAAATTTGCCAGCAGGGTTGGGCGAGCCTGTGTTCGATAAGTTTCATGCTGTGATGGCGTTCGCGATCATGGGCCTCGGAGCCGTGCGCGGGGTGGAGATCGGCGATGGCTTCGCGGTCGCTGGTTACACTGGTTCTTATAACAACGATATTTTTGAAAAGAAGCAGAATAGAATTGGCACTCATACCAATCACTGCGGCGGCGTATTGGGCGGGATTACCACTGGTGAAGAGTTTATCTTGCGCGCTGCTGTCAAGCCGCCTGCTTCGATTGGTATCGAACAAAAGACCTTGGATGATCAGGGTAATCCGACTACAATCAAAATTCAGGGACGACATGATCCCACTATCGTCCCCCGCATTGTACCGGTGGTTGAAGCGATGGCAGCGATTGTTACTGTGGATTTCTTGTTGCGCCAGCAGAGTATCAGGTTGCGAATGAAATAA
- a CDS encoding phosphoribosylaminoimidazolesuccinocarboxamide synthase produces MNFSQFKKIIEGKTKIIYENPDDPQTVFMVFKDDITAGDGAKHDILEGKALLDWQTNRDIFEYLNRMGVKTHYISSPEQKVSLVRKLDQKINLEVVTRRIATGSILKWSSIAEGTRFDPPITQFYYKDDFLHDPMLDNGFIDHLIRDKNSQEYAIMRATNERVFILLEQAFAQFNIQLVDFKLEYGIINGEVLLIDEITGGSLRLWPYAKEHPNFNQPNVLSELDPSGRLDKDIYRRGEELSKVRSKFETIAQITLNFKNLTL; encoded by the coding sequence ATGAATTTCTCTCAATTCAAGAAAATTATCGAGGGCAAAACCAAAATTATCTATGAAAACCCAGATGATCCCCAAACCGTGTTCATGGTTTTCAAAGACGATATTACGGCTGGCGATGGGGCAAAGCATGATATACTGGAAGGGAAGGCGTTGCTCGATTGGCAGACCAATCGGGATATTTTTGAATACCTAAATCGGATGGGAGTAAAAACCCATTACATTTCCAGCCCAGAACAAAAGGTAAGCCTCGTGAGGAAGCTCGATCAAAAAATCAACCTCGAAGTCGTCACACGTCGAATTGCCACGGGCTCGATATTGAAATGGAGCTCGATCGCTGAAGGCACACGGTTCGACCCCCCGATCACCCAATTTTACTACAAGGACGATTTTTTGCACGACCCGATGCTGGACAATGGATTTATTGATCATTTGATTCGCGACAAAAACAGTCAAGAATATGCGATCATGCGAGCCACAAACGAACGCGTGTTTATTTTGTTGGAACAAGCTTTCGCGCAATTCAATATTCAATTGGTCGATTTTAAATTGGAGTACGGAATAATCAATGGCGAGGTGCTCTTGATCGATGAGATCACCGGCGGCTCGTTGCGGCTCTGGCCGTATGCCAAGGAACATCCCAACTTCAACCAGCCCAATGTGCTGAGCGAATTGGACCCATCGGGCAGATTGGATAAGGATATCTATCGCCGCGGGGAAGAGTTGAGCAAGGTGAGATCCAAATTTGAAACGATCGCCCAGATCACCTTGAATTTTAAAAATCTGACCCTTTAG
- a CDS encoding LytTR family DNA-binding domain-containing protein, translating to MNKPVTAIIVDDEWLVREELKALLTPYPELTVIGEAANVPQAIELIHQEAPDVIFLDIQMPGASGFDLLEQTDINAKIIFVTAYDQYALKAFEVNALDYLLKPIQKDRLAKTIQRVLASDSYSTTQSSKLNYDDVLYVLVSGSLKFIKLPLLRCIVAEGNYSYIYYKGRSRELVSKTLQQWEQILPEEYFVRIHRSTIVNFEYVEQVKKCRNYTHLVYVRDIEKPFVMSRRYAARLKKTMTW from the coding sequence ATGAATAAGCCGGTGACAGCGATCATTGTCGATGACGAGTGGCTGGTGCGAGAGGAGTTAAAGGCACTTTTGACCCCTTATCCCGAGTTAACCGTTATTGGAGAAGCGGCTAACGTGCCGCAAGCTATTGAACTCATCCATCAAGAAGCGCCAGATGTGATCTTTCTGGACATCCAAATGCCCGGTGCCAGCGGATTTGACCTGTTAGAACAGACGGATATCAATGCCAAAATCATTTTTGTTACAGCCTATGATCAATATGCGCTGAAGGCGTTCGAAGTCAATGCGCTGGACTATTTGCTGAAACCGATCCAAAAAGATCGTTTGGCCAAAACCATTCAACGGGTGCTCGCGAGTGACAGCTACTCAACTACTCAAAGCAGCAAACTGAACTATGACGATGTGCTTTACGTGCTAGTTAGTGGATCGCTAAAATTCATCAAACTGCCGCTGCTGCGCTGCATCGTGGCTGAGGGAAATTATTCATACATCTATTACAAGGGACGAAGCAGAGAACTCGTGAGCAAAACGCTCCAGCAATGGGAGCAAATCCTTCCAGAGGAATATTTCGTCCGTATCCATCGTTCCACCATTGTCAATTTTGAATATGTGGAACAGGTGAAAAAATGCCGGAATTACACCCATCTCGTTTATGTACGCGACATTGAAAAGCCATTTGTCATGAGCCGAAGATATGCGGCGAGATTGAAAAAAACGATGACCTGGTGA